In the genome of Acidobacteriota bacterium, the window CTAAATTTTAAAGTCCCTACGCGGTGATTTTGACAGTTCTAATAGAACATTTTTCAATCCGATTCCGCTTCACCTCAAACCCAATTCCCGGCCCTTCCGGTGCGGTGATCGTTCCCTGGGGCGAAACCTCGACCGCTGGTTCGATGATGTCTTCGTGCCAGTATCTTTTCGAGGGCGGAGACGTCGCCGGGCATGGTGTAGCCGGCAAGGGTTGAGATTGCGATGTTGTGGGCACGGCCGATACCGGATTCGAGCATGCCGCCGCACCAGACTGGCATTCCGTTTTCGCGGCAGACTTTTTCTACTAGTTTGGATTGAGTGTGGCCGCCGACGCGGCCATTCTTCAAATTAATAATTTTGCCGGACTTTAGCTCTATGGCCTTGCGGGCGTCTTCGGGAGATTTTATCGGTTCGTCGAGGCAGATCGGGGTATTGATCTGGGCCTGGAGCTTCGCGTGGTCGATGATGTCGTCGTACGGCAGCGGCTGTTCGAGCATCATGAGGTTAAATTCGTCGAGGCTCTTGAGCAGGTCAATATCGGCAAGCGTATAGGCGGAATTCGCGTCGCCCATAAGCAGAATATCGCCAAATTCTGCCCGGACCGCTTTTATCACATCGTAATCCCACGATGGCGAGATCTTTATCTTGATGCGTTTGTAACCGGCTTCGACCTCGACACGGATCTTTTCCAGCAGTTGAGCGACATTGTCCTGAATACCGATCGAAACGCCGCATTCGATCGTTTGATTGACGCCGCCGAGGTGCCGCCAGAGCGGGACGCCGAGCTTTTTGGCTTCGAGATCCCAGCAGGCAGTTTCGATCCCGGCCTTTGCCATGCGGTGGCCGCGTGCCCATTTCATCGCGCCCCAAACGTCCGCCGCCGTGTTAAACTCCTTACCAACGACCATCGGAGCCAGAATTCGCTCCGCCGTCACCCACGCCGAATCGGTCCACTCGTCGGAATACCCTGGCGATTCCCCACAGGTGATCTCACCCCAGCCTTCGCCGCCATCCTCATCCTCGACACGCACCAAAATGATGCGGCGTTCATACGTCCGGCCAAAGCTGGTTTCGAAAAAATGGACTAACGGGAGATTTATCTCAGTGAGTTCTACAGATTTGATCTTACGCATGGCGGCAAAAGGATTAGGTTAGTGTTTGCGAGAGGAAAATGCAATTTGCTCACCAGATAATGCATTCGTTCGCGTTCAGCCCACGATCTCAAATTGCAGTGCCTGCGTTGATGTCTTCGGCTTTTTAGGATCCGATTCGTCGGTGACGATGACCTGCAGGATGTAATCGCCGGGAATCATTTTGCTGCCCAGCGAGATCGCCCGCGTCGCTCGCAGGTGTTGAAGATCTGTTTGCCCAAGCAATTCTATTGGCGTTGTTTTACCGTCGAGAACGAGCTTGCCGTCACTGAAAACGCGAATGCGCGTCGTTAGTCTCGGCTGCTTTGCCTGGTCGAGTTTGGCATTATACACCTCGAAACCGAACCGCATCACCGAGCCGATCTTTACGCGGCGAAGCGCGGTGTCGGTCATCGGATTCGACTCGTATGTTGCCGTGTTTGAGGATGTGGCGTTTCGCCAAGCTTCTTCGCTAAGATTTTCGATCACAACGCTCGATATCGTGAGCCGCTTTTTCTTCAGATCGGGAACCTCGATAAATTGGCTCGCTGAACCCAGCTTTCCGCCCTGCGTGTCGCGGATCGCGACGCGGTATTGATAGGCTCCGGGCTTTTTGACCGGAAAGAGAAAATGATAAACAAATCCCTCGCTCAGCATTCGCTTATAAGCGTCGGGTTTGACCGTCAGCGTGTAGGATTTGCCGAGCTGATCGACCGGTTGGCCATTGTCGCCGAAGCTCATCGCCAGCACCTCGAAAACAGCCTTCTTTTGTCCGTTGTCGGCGTCGGTGAATTTCAGATCGGCAGCGTTCACGTGAAGCAGCGAACGAACATAGGAAACGCCTTTTGTATCATTGCCGAACAGCGCGTTCAGCCGCAGATTGATCCCGCTGACTGAAAACGGCGAGACAAGCGCGTATTCGAGCTGGCCGAGCGTCGGGTTCGCGTTCGCCGGCGGCGGCGGCTTTTCGCGATCGGCTACGTTGAAGAAGCCGCTGCGGTAACGCGCCTTTGCTCCCGCGCGAAGAACCTTGACGTCGATCTTGTTAAATCGCAATTTCGCCGCGTCAAAGGTATCGGTATCCGGCTCATAGGTAACGAGATAGTAGCTTTGATCCTCTAAAACCTTGCCGATGCCGCCGGTGATATCGTTGTTGTTAACGAGAGCAAACCCGCCCGTTTCCTCTGAAATATATCTGAGCGACGCCTGCGTATCGTTAAGCTTTGTCCTCCGTTCGGACATTGCCGCATCTACGTCCTGCGCCGTACGGCCGCTTGTGTCATCGGCCGCGGTCAAGCCCGTGTAGACGAGGCCTCGCGGGTCGATCGAATAGACGATGACTGAGGCCCGATTAGCGTTCTCGATCAGCCGCTGGATCGGGTCGAGCGAACGCGAGCCTTCGGCAAAACCTTCGGCGTTTGTATTCGTAAGGGCAAAGCCCTCGGAAAAGAAAACGACCGATTTTCTTCCCGGCAATTCGCTCATGCCGTTGACGACATATTCCAGAGCCCCAAGCGCCCCGGTAGCAAAATAGCTCTCGCGAAAATCGTTGAATTCCCGCTCGACGCCTTCGGCAGTGCGTTCACCGGCTTCAGGCTCGGGTGCATCGGGATCGGCGGGCAGTACGGACTGAAGCGGAGCGAAAGCGCTGATGCCGCCATTTCCGAGCGGATTCCACTTGACCTTTTCGATCGCCGCGTAAAGGATGCGTTTGTCAGATGTAAATTGCTGAAGGGCTCCGATGCCTGCCCCGGTTCGGATTATCGCGACGAGGTCGCCATCCACCATTTGTTCATCGACGAATTTCTTGAGTGCCCGGCGTGTTTGATACGCACTTTCGAAGGAAAGCGT includes:
- a CDS encoding VWA domain-containing protein, with the translated sequence MKSCVVFLLLFLAAATQTFGQTPTPSPKPNDSDVVKISTNLIRLDVTVLDARGKPIADLRPDEIELYENGQKQKITGLTFISGAARQPAVKPEQIDKGAIAPPPTQLKAEQVRRTFALVVDDLTLSFESAYQTRRALKKFVDEQMVDGDLVAIIRTGAGIGALQQFTSDKRILYAAIEKVKWNPLGNGGISAFAPLQSVLPADPDAPEPEAGERTAEGVEREFNDFRESYFATGALGALEYVVNGMSELPGRKSVVFFSEGFALTNTNAEGFAEGSRSLDPIQRLIENANRASVIVYSIDPRGLVYTGLTAADDTSGRTAQDVDAAMSERRTKLNDTQASLRYISEETGGFALVNNNDITGGIGKVLEDQSYYLVTYEPDTDTFDAAKLRFNKIDVKVLRAGAKARYRSGFFNVADREKPPPPANANPTLGQLEYALVSPFSVSGINLRLNALFGNDTKGVSYVRSLLHVNAADLKFTDADNGQKKAVFEVLAMSFGDNGQPVDQLGKSYTLTVKPDAYKRMLSEGFVYHFLFPVKKPGAYQYRVAIRDTQGGKLGSASQFIEVPDLKKKRLTISSVVIENLSEEAWRNATSSNTATYESNPMTDTALRRVKIGSVMRFGFEVYNAKLDQAKQPRLTTRIRVFSDGKLVLDGKTTPIELLGQTDLQHLRATRAISLGSKMIPGDYILQVIVTDESDPKKPKTSTQALQFEIVG